A part of Laspinema palackyanum D2c genomic DNA contains:
- a CDS encoding class I SAM-dependent methyltransferase, protein MTPIRLHIGGKEPHPDWKILDIEQRPEVDYVGDAADLSQFETNSIEAIYASHVLEHFHYGLNNELINTLKEWHRVLKPGGKLLVSVPDLKVLCWLYLNPNLLPLERHHLMRIMFGGQVDQYDVHKVGFDSETLAMYLGEVGFAEYEQVSEFNLFDDCSSLRLINTLISLNVIATKSSLTVSGD, encoded by the coding sequence ATGACTCCTATTAGATTGCATATCGGAGGGAAAGAACCTCACCCGGATTGGAAAATCTTAGATATTGAACAGCGTCCCGAAGTAGATTATGTGGGTGATGCGGCTGACTTGAGTCAGTTTGAAACCAATTCCATTGAAGCCATTTATGCCAGCCATGTGCTAGAACATTTTCACTATGGCTTGAATAATGAACTGATTAATACCTTAAAAGAATGGCATCGTGTCTTAAAGCCTGGAGGGAAACTCTTGGTTAGCGTTCCAGATTTGAAAGTTTTATGTTGGCTTTATCTTAATCCTAATTTACTTCCTTTAGAACGCCATCACTTGATGAGGATTATGTTTGGAGGCCAGGTAGACCAGTATGATGTTCATAAAGTAGGGTTTGATAGTGAAACTTTAGCAATGTATCTCGGCGAGGTTGGGTTTGCCGAATATGAGCAAGTCTCCGAATTTAATCTATTCGACGACTGCAGTAGTTTACGCCTCATAAATACCTTAATTAGTTTAAATGTGATTGCTACAAAATCATCCCTTACAGTTTCGGGAGACTAA
- a CDS encoding aminotransferase class IV — MFFYNGNLHDSSSIALSIADPALLYGATVFTTLRVYEQSLDSPLTAWPQHCQRLKSSLEPFHWPEPDWQRVREGAELMRAQWPVLRIAIFPDGRELIIGRILPQELAIRQEVGVKAWVAADSLFIRSLPTHKTGNYLSSWLALQAAQREGCQEAILVDGQGNWLETSTGNLWGWREGRWWTPPVEVGILPGVMRSQLLNCLATQGHPAILEPWTAEVVSGFEALAYSNSVVEVIPICEVFSENQTRLYPSSHNGFSQLRQLFLG, encoded by the coding sequence ATGTTCTTCTACAACGGCAATCTGCACGACTCTAGCAGCATCGCACTCTCGATCGCTGACCCTGCTCTCCTGTACGGTGCCACCGTATTCACCACTCTACGGGTTTATGAGCAATCCTTGGATTCTCCCCTGACTGCATGGCCTCAGCACTGTCAGCGCTTGAAATCCTCCCTGGAACCCTTCCATTGGCCTGAACCGGATTGGCAGCGGGTGCGGGAGGGGGCGGAGTTGATGAGGGCACAGTGGCCGGTACTGCGGATTGCGATTTTCCCGGATGGGAGAGAATTAATTATAGGGCGTATTTTACCACAGGAGTTGGCGATTCGTCAAGAAGTTGGGGTGAAGGCTTGGGTGGCGGCGGATTCTTTGTTTATACGATCGCTCCCTACCCATAAAACCGGCAACTATCTCTCCTCCTGGTTGGCGTTGCAAGCGGCTCAACGGGAGGGTTGTCAGGAGGCGATTCTCGTTGATGGTCAGGGGAATTGGTTGGAAACCAGTACGGGAAATCTGTGGGGATGGCGGGAGGGGCGGTGGTGGACTCCGCCCGTGGAGGTGGGGATTTTACCCGGGGTGATGCGATCGCAACTTCTGAACTGCCTAGCCACTCAAGGTCATCCCGCCATCCTCGAACCCTGGACAGCCGAAGTGGTGAGCGGGTTTGAAGCCTTAGCCTATAGTAATAGTGTGGTAGAAGTCATCCCTATCTGTGAAGTCTTCTCAGAAAACCAAACCCGCCTTTATCCCTCATCCCATAACGGGTTCAGCCAATTACGTCAGCTTTTCCTGGGGTAG
- the ftsH3 gene encoding ATP-dependent zinc metalloprotease FtsH3, protein MNKKWRNAGLYAMLAIVVIFLATTFFENQTSTEETWRYSQFIQEVQNNRIDKVVISSDRSRARVTAQDGKKVVVNLPNDPELLNILTDHRVNIEVSPQGDEGFWFKALSSLFFPVLLLVGLVFLLRRAQNGPGSQAMNFGKSKARVQMEPQTQVTFGDVAGIEQAKLELSEVVDFLKNADRFTAVGAKIPKGVLLVGPPGTGKTLLAKAVAGEAGVPFFSISGSEFVEMFVGVGASRVRDLFEQAKSNAPCIVFIDEIDAVGRQRGAGLGGGNDEREQTLNQLLTEMDGFEGNTGIIIIAATNRPDVLDAALLRPGRFDRQVVVDRPDYAGRREILNVHARGKTLAKDVDLDKIARRTPGFTGADLSNLLNEAAILAARRNLTEISMDEINDAIDRVLAGPEKKDRVMSEKRKTLVAYHEAGHALVGALMPDYDPVQKISIIPRGRAGGLTWFTPSEERMDSGLYSRSYLQNQMAVALGGRIAEEIVFGEEEVTTGASNDLQQVARVARQMVTRFGMSDRLGPVALGRQQGNMFLGRDIMAERDFSEETAAAIDDEVRNLVEQAYGRAKEVLVSNRAVLDELSQLLIEKETVDADELQELLANSDVKMAAIA, encoded by the coding sequence GTGAATAAAAAATGGAGAAACGCCGGACTATACGCAATGCTGGCGATCGTTGTCATCTTCTTGGCAACCACATTTTTTGAAAATCAAACATCAACTGAGGAAACCTGGCGCTACAGTCAGTTTATCCAGGAAGTTCAAAACAACCGCATTGATAAAGTCGTTATTAGCTCCGATCGCTCCCGAGCTAGAGTCACCGCTCAGGATGGTAAAAAGGTCGTAGTCAATTTACCCAATGACCCGGAACTTCTCAACATCCTCACGGACCACCGGGTCAATATTGAAGTCTCCCCCCAAGGTGATGAAGGCTTCTGGTTCAAAGCACTCAGTAGCTTATTCTTCCCTGTTCTCCTCTTAGTGGGCTTAGTCTTCTTGCTCCGTCGTGCTCAAAATGGCCCGGGTTCTCAAGCGATGAACTTTGGCAAATCGAAAGCGCGGGTGCAAATGGAACCCCAAACCCAAGTCACCTTCGGGGATGTCGCTGGGATTGAGCAAGCCAAGCTAGAACTGAGCGAAGTAGTAGACTTCCTGAAAAATGCCGATCGCTTTACCGCTGTTGGTGCCAAAATTCCCAAAGGTGTTTTATTAGTCGGCCCTCCGGGAACCGGCAAGACCCTCCTGGCAAAAGCCGTAGCGGGTGAAGCTGGCGTCCCCTTCTTCTCCATCTCTGGTTCAGAATTTGTGGAAATGTTTGTGGGGGTCGGTGCCTCTCGCGTCCGCGATTTGTTTGAACAAGCCAAATCCAACGCTCCCTGTATCGTCTTTATCGATGAAATTGACGCCGTAGGTCGTCAACGGGGTGCTGGTTTAGGCGGTGGTAACGATGAACGGGAACAAACCCTCAACCAACTCCTGACGGAAATGGATGGGTTTGAAGGCAACACCGGCATCATTATTATTGCTGCAACCAACCGTCCTGATGTCCTCGATGCCGCTTTATTGCGTCCGGGTCGTTTCGATCGCCAAGTTGTGGTCGATCGCCCTGACTATGCGGGTCGTCGGGAAATCCTCAACGTCCATGCTCGCGGTAAAACCCTAGCAAAGGATGTGGACCTAGACAAAATCGCCCGTCGGACACCCGGTTTTACAGGTGCTGACCTGTCCAACCTGCTCAACGAAGCCGCAATTCTGGCTGCACGACGCAATTTGACCGAAATTTCGATGGATGAAATCAATGATGCCATCGATCGCGTCCTTGCCGGACCCGAGAAAAAAGACCGGGTGATGAGCGAGAAACGCAAAACTCTGGTTGCCTACCATGAAGCCGGTCATGCTTTAGTTGGTGCCTTGATGCCCGATTATGACCCTGTGCAAAAAATCAGCATTATTCCTCGGGGACGTGCCGGTGGCTTAACCTGGTTTACTCCTAGTGAAGAACGTATGGATTCCGGTCTCTACAGCCGGTCCTATCTGCAAAATCAGATGGCAGTGGCCCTTGGCGGTCGGATTGCTGAAGAAATTGTCTTCGGTGAGGAAGAAGTTACCACAGGTGCTTCCAATGACTTGCAACAGGTGGCACGAGTCGCACGGCAGATGGTGACTCGCTTTGGGATGAGCGATCGCCTAGGTCCCGTGGCCCTCGGTCGTCAGCAAGGCAATATGTTCCTCGGTCGCGATATCATGGCGGAACGTGATTTCTCCGAAGAAACCGCCGCAGCCATTGATGATGAAGTTCGCAACCTGGTGGAACAAGCCTACGGACGAGCTAAAGAGGTGCTCGTTTCCAACCGTGCGGTGTTGGATGAACTCTCCCAACTCCTAATTGAGAAGGAAACCGTGGATGCGGATGAATTGCAAGAGTTGTTAGCTAATAGCGATGTCAAGATGGCGGCGATCGCCTAA
- a CDS encoding protein kinase domain-containing protein produces MSYCINPSCPRPTDPLNAKNRICRQCGSELVVAGRYRIVKLLGTGGFGQTFEVDDRGFPKVLKVLTEQNPKAITLFKQEAAVLQRLRHPGIPAVEPGGYFTFTPRYSKTPVHCLVMEKIQGQNLEEWLASRNHEPITQQQAVGWLLQLTEILHQVHNQQYFHRDIKPANIMLRDPAQIKAFGTEQLTLIDFGSAREVSGTYLAKMAVGKQGTVISSKGYAPPEQENGKPVPQSDFFGLGRTFVQLLTGKHPLDFYDPLNDELRWRQAAPHISPKLADFIDELMARLPGKRPQSTEVILQRLGELDVMLHQRRKSRGQFMVLKPPNPLLDKLEQWKMQLVLGGGVVLFGVVAVTQVNVYRLGLSSIGNAGAVAEQSALEVTQEVLPVPENGGETAVASVNSPENSAPVKADSGKISPVSRSGNRQLSRTIAVNDIKLSNTLTGHSQDVRSVAVSPDGLAIASGSFDGTIKIWNLETGALIRTLTGHSDAGEMVSSVAIAPNGTLLVSSSNGYGGTIKIWNLATGELLSTIPGTSLGISSIAISPDSKLLASGSEEGNIYLWNLDSGEAIGTLNGHLGTVFSVVFSPDGQTLASASEDGSIKLWPVANQSTESGLAQTETRQLSGHVGTVFSVAFSPNGKMLASGSADNTIKLWDLSKGQEISSFSGHAGTMFSVAFSPDGNTIAGGTLTGRIKLWNLASGELVETLSGHSRWVESIVFSPDGGRLASGSGDRTIRIWGIR; encoded by the coding sequence ATGAGCTACTGTATCAACCCCTCCTGTCCCAGACCCACAGACCCCTTAAATGCCAAGAATCGCATTTGTCGCCAATGCGGTTCGGAACTTGTTGTGGCAGGACGCTATCGCATCGTGAAACTCCTGGGGACCGGCGGGTTTGGACAAACCTTTGAAGTAGACGATCGCGGGTTTCCCAAGGTCTTGAAAGTCCTCACGGAACAAAATCCCAAGGCCATTACCTTATTTAAACAAGAAGCCGCTGTTTTACAACGCCTCAGACACCCCGGCATTCCAGCAGTGGAACCGGGCGGTTATTTTACCTTTACCCCTCGATATAGCAAGACCCCAGTCCATTGCCTGGTGATGGAAAAAATTCAGGGTCAGAATTTGGAGGAATGGTTAGCCAGTCGTAACCATGAACCGATTACCCAACAACAGGCAGTGGGATGGTTATTACAACTGACAGAAATCTTGCATCAAGTTCATAATCAGCAGTATTTTCATCGCGATATTAAACCGGCCAATATTATGCTGCGGGACCCCGCCCAAATCAAAGCGTTCGGAACTGAACAATTAACCTTAATTGACTTTGGTTCCGCCCGGGAAGTCAGCGGCACCTATCTGGCAAAAATGGCCGTAGGAAAACAGGGAACGGTGATTTCTTCTAAAGGATATGCACCGCCGGAACAGGAAAATGGTAAACCCGTTCCCCAGTCCGATTTCTTTGGGTTGGGACGGACATTTGTACAGCTACTCACGGGGAAACATCCCCTAGATTTTTATGACCCGCTCAATGATGAATTGCGCTGGCGACAGGCAGCCCCTCATATTTCCCCAAAATTAGCCGATTTTATCGATGAATTGATGGCGCGGTTACCGGGAAAACGCCCCCAAAGTACCGAGGTGATTTTGCAACGGTTAGGGGAACTTGATGTGATGTTGCATCAGAGGAGAAAATCTCGGGGCCAGTTCATGGTGTTGAAGCCCCCAAATCCACTGCTAGATAAGCTGGAACAGTGGAAAATGCAATTGGTTTTGGGGGGCGGGGTGGTCCTGTTTGGGGTGGTTGCCGTCACTCAGGTGAATGTGTATCGGCTTGGACTCTCTAGCATCGGGAATGCTGGCGCTGTGGCAGAACAATCTGCCTTGGAGGTAACTCAGGAGGTTTTGCCTGTTCCAGAGAATGGGGGAGAAACTGCTGTCGCCTCGGTTAATTCCCCAGAAAATTCGGCCCCAGTTAAGGCAGATTCAGGGAAAATATCCCCGGTTTCACGGTCCGGCAACCGGCAGTTATCCCGAACCATTGCGGTTAATGATATCAAGTTGTCAAATACTTTAACGGGACATTCCCAAGACGTGCGATCGGTAGCGGTGAGTCCCGATGGACTGGCGATCGCCTCGGGAAGTTTTGATGGCACGATTAAAATTTGGAATTTAGAAACCGGCGCTTTAATTCGTACCTTAACCGGACATTCCGATGCCGGAGAAATGGTTTCATCGGTGGCGATCGCCCCCAATGGAACTCTGTTGGTTAGTAGTAGCAATGGTTACGGGGGAACGATTAAAATTTGGAATTTAGCCACCGGAGAATTATTATCTACCATTCCTGGGACATCTTTGGGAATTTCTTCCATTGCCATTAGTCCCGATAGTAAACTTTTAGCCAGTGGTTCGGAAGAGGGGAATATTTACCTGTGGAATCTGGACTCAGGGGAAGCCATTGGAACCTTAAACGGTCATTTAGGAACCGTCTTTTCTGTAGTGTTCAGTCCCGATGGTCAAACCCTAGCCAGTGCTTCTGAGGATGGTTCGATTAAATTATGGCCAGTTGCCAATCAATCCACGGAATCCGGATTAGCACAAACCGAAACCCGGCAACTCTCCGGCCATGTGGGGACCGTGTTTTCTGTGGCGTTTAGTCCCAATGGCAAGATGCTGGCATCCGGGAGTGCAGACAATACGATTAAATTATGGGATTTGAGTAAAGGTCAAGAAATTAGTTCATTCTCGGGTCATGCCGGAACGATGTTTTCTGTGGCCTTTAGTCCCGATGGCAACACCATTGCGGGAGGTACGTTAACGGGTCGAATTAAACTCTGGAATTTAGCCAGTGGAGAACTGGTAGAAACCTTGTCCGGACATTCCCGATGGGTGGAATCCATTGTGTTTAGTCCCGATGGGGGTAGACTCGCTTCCGGCAGTGGCGATCGCACCATTAGGATCTGGGGAATTCGGTAA
- a CDS encoding bifunctional 4-hydroxy-2-oxoglutarate aldolase/2-dehydro-3-deoxy-phosphogluconate aldolase, which produces MSEKSWLKLLQQYRAIAVIRATTFELGYEMARAVARGGIHLIEITWNSDRPDDLIDILRSDLPHCTIGTGTLLNQVDLHRAIAAGAQFLFTPHTEPALIQVAAASGIPIIPGALSPTEIVTAWHAGANCVKVFPISAVGGPHYIQSLHGPLGHIPLIPTGGVNLQNAINFLKAGAIAVGLSGDLFPKKLLADQDWDAISDQARILTFSIQNFNNNEITSFGN; this is translated from the coding sequence ATGTCTGAAAAGTCTTGGTTAAAATTATTACAACAATACCGTGCGATCGCGGTGATTCGTGCGACAACCTTTGAATTGGGGTATGAAATGGCCCGGGCGGTTGCCAGAGGCGGGATTCACCTGATTGAAATTACCTGGAATAGCGATCGCCCTGATGACCTGATTGATATCCTGCGATCGGATTTACCGCACTGTACGATTGGCACTGGCACTCTGTTAAATCAGGTGGATTTGCATCGGGCGATCGCTGCCGGTGCTCAATTCCTGTTTACCCCCCACACTGAACCGGCCCTGATTCAAGTCGCTGCTGCTTCTGGAATCCCCATCATCCCCGGCGCGCTTTCTCCGACGGAAATCGTCACCGCTTGGCACGCCGGGGCCAATTGCGTTAAAGTCTTTCCTATCTCAGCAGTGGGTGGCCCGCACTATATCCAAAGTCTTCACGGCCCCCTGGGTCACATTCCCTTAATTCCCACCGGCGGGGTCAATCTCCAGAATGCCATCAATTTTCTCAAAGCAGGGGCGATCGCTGTCGGACTCTCTGGGGATTTATTTCCCAAAAAACTGCTCGCCGACCAAGATTGGGACGCTATCTCGGACCAGGCCCGAATCTTGACCTTTTCTATCCAAAACTTTAATAATAATGAGATAACCTCCTTTGGAAATTAA
- a CDS encoding Hsp70 family protein, translated as MAIAIDFGTSNTVISRWNSATQQPETLKLPGLSWQLGQNPPLIPSLLYVENATKQQVAIAQQVRDKGLDLKTDPRFFRSFKRGIGTDIQGFLPELDGEIVTFEKVGEWFLTGLVDSLRQIPLPVDSLILTVPVDSFEAYRHWLGQVCQSLQVEQVRIIDEPTAAALGYGLTDGENLLVVDFGGGTLDLSLVQLDKTAGKQPLGFLLKWGDKLFAESSGQKVKTARVLAKAGNNLGGTDLDNWLVDYFAETQGMAKTPLTTRLAERLKIQLSLQKQGKEVYFNDETLETYSLELDRRGFEEILASHQFFESLDDAMNQVSQQARRQGLDFADIDAVLLVGGTALIPAVQNWVKQYFDESKIRCDRPFEAVAQGALQLSQGIEIKDFLYHSYGIRYWDRRNQCHNWHPLVREGQPYPMSEPVELMLGASLENQPSIELIIGELGADTGGTEVYFDGDRLVTKRLETGKIAVQPLNDKEGARSIAKLNPPGHPGSDRVKVLFQVDEQRFLRITVEDLFTNQILLEDQAVVQLS; from the coding sequence ATGGCGATCGCAATTGATTTTGGCACAAGCAACACCGTAATCTCGCGCTGGAATAGTGCAACCCAACAACCGGAAACCCTGAAACTACCGGGATTATCCTGGCAGTTGGGTCAAAATCCACCCTTAATTCCTAGCTTACTCTATGTCGAGAACGCCACAAAACAACAAGTGGCGATCGCCCAACAAGTCCGCGATAAGGGCCTCGACCTCAAAACCGACCCCCGGTTCTTCCGCAGCTTTAAACGCGGCATCGGCACCGATATCCAGGGGTTCCTCCCGGAACTCGATGGCGAAATCGTCACCTTTGAAAAAGTCGGGGAATGGTTCCTCACCGGACTGGTGGACTCCCTGCGCCAAATCCCGCTTCCCGTAGACTCCTTAATCCTAACCGTTCCCGTGGATAGCTTTGAAGCCTATCGCCACTGGTTGGGACAAGTCTGCCAATCCCTGCAAGTCGAACAAGTCCGCATCATCGATGAACCCACCGCTGCTGCCTTGGGATATGGACTCACCGACGGCGAAAACTTGCTCGTTGTAGACTTTGGCGGTGGCACCCTGGATTTATCTTTAGTCCAACTGGATAAAACTGCCGGGAAACAACCCCTAGGATTTCTCCTCAAATGGGGGGATAAACTATTTGCTGAAAGTTCGGGACAAAAAGTCAAAACTGCTCGGGTTTTAGCCAAAGCCGGGAATAACTTAGGCGGCACTGATTTAGATAATTGGTTAGTCGATTATTTTGCCGAAACTCAAGGCATGGCCAAAACACCCTTAACCACGCGCTTGGCGGAACGCTTGAAAATTCAACTCTCTTTACAAAAACAAGGGAAAGAGGTTTATTTTAATGATGAAACGTTGGAAACCTATTCCTTAGAATTAGACCGCCGTGGTTTTGAGGAAATTCTGGCAAGTCATCAGTTTTTTGAATCTTTGGATGATGCCATGAATCAGGTGAGTCAACAAGCGCGACGGCAGGGATTGGATTTTGCGGATATTGATGCTGTGTTGTTGGTGGGGGGAACGGCACTGATTCCGGCGGTTCAGAATTGGGTCAAGCAATATTTTGATGAGAGCAAGATTCGGTGCGATCGCCCGTTTGAAGCGGTTGCTCAAGGTGCCCTGCAACTGAGTCAAGGCATAGAAATCAAAGATTTCCTCTATCACAGTTACGGCATCCGCTACTGGGACCGACGCAATCAATGCCATAATTGGCATCCGTTGGTGCGCGAAGGACAACCCTATCCTATGAGTGAACCTGTGGAATTAATGCTTGGTGCCTCATTAGAGAATCAGCCGAGTATTGAGTTAATTATTGGGGAATTAGGAGCAGATACTGGAGGAACCGAGGTTTATTTTGATGGCGATCGGCTAGTCACTAAGCGATTAGAAACGGGAAAAATAGCCGTGCAACCCTTGAATGATAAAGAGGGGGCCAGAAGTATTGCCAAGCTCAATCCGCCGGGACATCCGGGGAGCGATCGGGTGAAGGTGTTATTTCAAGTGGATGAACAGCGCTTTTTGCGAATTACCGTGGAAGATTTATTCACCAATCAAATCTTATTGGAGGATCAAGCGGTTGTCCAATTGAGTTAA
- a CDS encoding L,D-transpeptidase: MKKNISCIRLSPVRLLGAITAVTLSAFCGFSQPQVAQAVEHDRIARMMLDLQSSPDRWIQIDLTEQKLMAWEGNKVVYAVSVSTGKEGHLTPPGTFAVQTKYEVTRMQGDTYDVPDVPFTMYYYGGYAIHGAYWHNNFGTPMSHGCTNVAVNHAEWLFNWAEVGTPIVVHY; encoded by the coding sequence ATGAAAAAAAACATCAGCTGCATCCGTCTGAGTCCCGTTCGTTTGTTGGGCGCAATCACTGCCGTGACCCTCTCTGCTTTCTGTGGGTTTTCTCAACCCCAAGTTGCTCAAGCGGTAGAACATGACCGGATTGCCCGCATGATGCTCGATCTGCAATCCTCTCCCGATCGCTGGATTCAAATTGACCTCACAGAACAAAAATTAATGGCATGGGAAGGCAATAAAGTCGTCTATGCCGTCAGTGTTTCTACAGGGAAAGAAGGGCATTTGACTCCTCCAGGTACCTTTGCCGTTCAAACCAAGTATGAAGTCACCCGGATGCAAGGAGACACCTATGATGTTCCGGACGTTCCGTTTACCATGTACTATTATGGCGGTTATGCCATTCATGGTGCCTATTGGCATAACAATTTTGGCACGCCCATGAGTCACGGTTGTACTAATGTTGCGGTCAATCATGCTGAATGGTTATTTAATTGGGCCGAGGTGGGAACGCCGATTGTAGTTCATTATTAA